The following proteins come from a genomic window of Flavobacteriales bacterium:
- the pnuC gene encoding nicotinamide riboside transporter PnuC, with protein MNFYLILEILSVVFGLVYLVLLIKQNILCWLFGIVGSALSIFLFYHSKLYSEAILYSYYVVMGFYGFYLWSSKNTDNLSETNYLKVSDKGLTFHIYSISTASILALILAWFFDTYTDADKPYLDAFTTIFSFLATYLEAKKVLSAWVYWIVINGLTITLYYSKGLDYYSGLTVVYFVMSFVGYMRWKKELA; from the coding sequence TTGAATTTTTATTTAATTCTTGAAATATTATCCGTTGTATTTGGATTGGTCTATCTTGTTTTATTAATCAAACAGAATATTTTGTGTTGGCTATTTGGTATTGTTGGCTCGGCATTGAGTATTTTTCTGTTTTATCATTCTAAGTTATATTCAGAGGCTATACTTTATTCGTATTATGTAGTTATGGGATTCTATGGCTTTTATCTATGGTCTAGCAAAAATACGGATAATTTAAGTGAAACCAATTACCTTAAGGTTAGTGATAAAGGTCTTACGTTTCATATTTACAGTATTTCTACTGCTTCAATATTGGCTTTAATTTTGGCATGGTTTTTCGATACTTACACCGATGCAGACAAGCCTTATCTCGATGCTTTCACAACTATATTCAGTTTTTTAGCAACCTATCTTGAAGCAAAAAAAGTACTTTCAGCTTGGGTGTATTGGATTGTCATTAATGGTCTGACTATCACATTGTATTATAGCAAGGGACTGGATTATTACTCTGGACTAACGGTTGTTTACTTTGTTATGTCCTTTGTAGGTTATATGCGTTGGAAAAAAGAACTGGCTTAG